In Arthrobacter sp. UKPF54-2, the following are encoded in one genomic region:
- the recR gene encoding recombination mediator RecR — MYEGAVQELIDELGRLPGVGPKSAQRLAFHILEADPQDMKRLVEAITTVKERVKFCTVCGNVTEQELCNICRDPRRDPSVICVVEESKDVLAVERTRSFRGRYHVLGGAINPIAGIGPEQLRIRELLTRLNDGAIQEIIIATDPNLEGEATATYLARMLKSIGIAVTRLASGLPVGGDLEYADEVTLGRAFEGRRNALS, encoded by the coding sequence GTGTACGAAGGTGCAGTTCAAGAGCTGATCGACGAGCTCGGCCGCCTCCCCGGCGTCGGACCCAAGTCGGCCCAGCGGCTCGCCTTCCACATCCTCGAAGCGGACCCGCAGGACATGAAGCGCCTGGTTGAGGCCATCACCACCGTCAAGGAACGGGTGAAGTTCTGCACCGTTTGCGGCAACGTTACCGAGCAGGAACTGTGCAACATCTGCCGGGACCCGCGCCGCGACCCGTCGGTGATCTGCGTTGTGGAGGAGTCCAAGGACGTCCTGGCCGTGGAGCGTACGCGGTCGTTCCGTGGCCGGTACCACGTGCTAGGCGGCGCCATTAACCCGATTGCCGGGATCGGCCCCGAACAGCTGCGGATCCGGGAGCTGCTCACCCGGCTCAACGACGGCGCCATCCAGGAAATCATCATCGCCACTGACCCCAACCTTGAGGGTGAGGCGACCGCTACCTACCTCGCGCGGATGCTCAAGTCGATCGGCATCGCCGTCACCCGGCTCGCGTCCGGGCTGCCGGTCGGCGGAGACCTCGAATACGCCGACGAGGTCACCCTGGGCCGCGCCTTCGAGGGCCGCCGCAACGCCCTGAGCTGA